One Anser cygnoides isolate HZ-2024a breed goose chromosome 6, Taihu_goose_T2T_genome, whole genome shotgun sequence genomic region harbors:
- the NIF3L1 gene encoding NIF3-like protein 1 isoform X3, which translates to MLQLVSRPLSCIRGAGRLPSRSLMNLGELVSALNNFASLSLAESWDNVGLLVEPSPPHTVKTLFLTNDLTEEVMEEAVQKKADLILSYHPPIFTPLKRVTWKTWKERLVVRALEHRIGIYSPHTAYDAVPHGVNNWLTKGLGACNSIPLHPSTSPSYPTEGTHRVEFCADTAEHVETVLSKIKDIQEIFCLTTFPVRVEGKEQTRVSLNCSQKALLEVVALLSQNNLLHHKTEILILQKPLLPHTGMGRLCTLSKPASLSDIIKRIKSHLKLPHIRLALGTGKTLDSPVKKAALCAGSGSSVLKGTEADLYLTAKKVTEDYALP; encoded by the exons ATGTTGCAGCTGGTGAGCCGACCTCTGTCTTGCATCCGTGGTGCGGGCCGCTTGCCTTCGCGCTCCCTTATGAATCTCGGGGAACTCGTTTCTGCCCTGAACAACTTTGCTTCCCTCTCCCTGGCTGAAAGCTGGGACAATGTGGGGTTGCTGGTGGAACCAAGCCCACCGCACACTGTGAAGACCCTGTTCCTCACTAACGACCTCACCGAGGAGGTAATGGAGGAGGCagtgcagaagaaagcagacCTTATTCTTTCTTACCACCCCCCCATATTCACGCCGCTCAAGCGAGTAACGTGGAAGACCTGGAAGGAACGGCTGGTGGTCCGAGCTCTGGAGCACAGAATCGGGATTTACTCCCCACACACGGCATACGATGCCGTACCTCATGGCGTCAATAACTGGCTAACAAAGGGACTTG GTGCCTGTAATTCCATCCCACTGCACCCATCAACCTCTCCAAGCTATCCAACTGAAGGCACTCACCGAGTAGAATTTTGTGCGGACACCGCTGAACATGTAGAGACAGTGCTCTCCAAAATCAAAGACATCCAGGAGATCTTCTGTCTCACTACTTTCCCTGTCAG GGTTGAAGGTAAGGAGCAAACACGAGTCAGTCTGAACTGCTCTCAGAAAGCACtgctggaggtggtggcatTATTGTCCCAGAACAACCTTCTTCATCACAAGACTGAGATTCTCATATTACAGAAG cctcttcttccaCATACTGGAATGGGACGTCTATGCACACTGAGTAAACCAGCCTCCTTGTCAGACATCATCAAGCGTATCAAAAGTCACCTAAAATTACCCCACATCCGCCTAGCCCTGGGAACAGGCAAGACACTAG ATTCACCAGTGAAGAAAGCTGCTCTGTGTGCTGGTTCTGGGAGCAGTGTCCTGAAGGGAACGGAAGCTGACCTCTACCTCACAG CTAAGAAGGTAACTGAGGACTATGCTCTTCCTTAG
- the NIF3L1 gene encoding NIF3-like protein 1 isoform X2, with protein MLQLVSRPLSCIRGAGRLPSRSLMNLGELVSALNNFASLSLAESWDNVGLLVEPSPPHTVKTLFLTNDLTEEVMEEAVQKKADLILSYHPPIFTPLKRVTWKTWKERLVVRALEHRIGIYSPHTAYDAVPHGVNNWLTKGLGACNSIPLHPSTSPSYPTEGTHRVEFCADTAEHVETVLSKIKDIQEIFCLTTFPVRVEGKEQTRVSLNCSQKALLEVVALLSQNNLLHHKTEILILQKPLLPHTGMGRLCTLSKPASLSDIIKRIKSHLKLPHIRLALGTGKTLDSPVKKAALCAGSGSSVLKGTEADLYLTATRCIGVLYNPRALKTT; from the exons ATGTTGCAGCTGGTGAGCCGACCTCTGTCTTGCATCCGTGGTGCGGGCCGCTTGCCTTCGCGCTCCCTTATGAATCTCGGGGAACTCGTTTCTGCCCTGAACAACTTTGCTTCCCTCTCCCTGGCTGAAAGCTGGGACAATGTGGGGTTGCTGGTGGAACCAAGCCCACCGCACACTGTGAAGACCCTGTTCCTCACTAACGACCTCACCGAGGAGGTAATGGAGGAGGCagtgcagaagaaagcagacCTTATTCTTTCTTACCACCCCCCCATATTCACGCCGCTCAAGCGAGTAACGTGGAAGACCTGGAAGGAACGGCTGGTGGTCCGAGCTCTGGAGCACAGAATCGGGATTTACTCCCCACACACGGCATACGATGCCGTACCTCATGGCGTCAATAACTGGCTAACAAAGGGACTTG GTGCCTGTAATTCCATCCCACTGCACCCATCAACCTCTCCAAGCTATCCAACTGAAGGCACTCACCGAGTAGAATTTTGTGCGGACACCGCTGAACATGTAGAGACAGTGCTCTCCAAAATCAAAGACATCCAGGAGATCTTCTGTCTCACTACTTTCCCTGTCAG GGTTGAAGGTAAGGAGCAAACACGAGTCAGTCTGAACTGCTCTCAGAAAGCACtgctggaggtggtggcatTATTGTCCCAGAACAACCTTCTTCATCACAAGACTGAGATTCTCATATTACAGAAG cctcttcttccaCATACTGGAATGGGACGTCTATGCACACTGAGTAAACCAGCCTCCTTGTCAGACATCATCAAGCGTATCAAAAGTCACCTAAAATTACCCCACATCCGCCTAGCCCTGGGAACAGGCAAGACACTAG ATTCACCAGTGAAGAAAGCTGCTCTGTGTGCTGGTTCTGGGAGCAGTGTCCTGAAGGGAACGGAAGCTGACCTCTACCTCACAG CAACTCGATGCATTGGAGTCCTGTACAACCCTAGGGCTTTGAAGACCACATGA
- the NIF3L1 gene encoding NIF3-like protein 1 isoform X4 yields the protein MLQLVSRPLSCIRGAGRLPSRSLMNLGELVSALNNFASLSLAESWDNVGLLVEPSPPHTVKTLFLTNDLTEEVMEEAVQKKADLILSYHPPIFTPLKRVTWKTWKERLVVRALEHRIGIYSPHTAYDAVPHGVNNWLTKGLGACNSIPLHPSTSPSYPTEGTHRVEFCADTAEHVETVLSKIKDIQEIFCLTTFPVRVEGKEQTRVSLNCSQKALLEVVALLSQNNLLHHKTEILILQKPLLPHTGMGRLCTLSKPASLSDIIKRIKSHLKLPHIRLALGTGKTLDSPVKKAALCAGSGSSVLKGTEADLYLTGLLKVNK from the exons ATGTTGCAGCTGGTGAGCCGACCTCTGTCTTGCATCCGTGGTGCGGGCCGCTTGCCTTCGCGCTCCCTTATGAATCTCGGGGAACTCGTTTCTGCCCTGAACAACTTTGCTTCCCTCTCCCTGGCTGAAAGCTGGGACAATGTGGGGTTGCTGGTGGAACCAAGCCCACCGCACACTGTGAAGACCCTGTTCCTCACTAACGACCTCACCGAGGAGGTAATGGAGGAGGCagtgcagaagaaagcagacCTTATTCTTTCTTACCACCCCCCCATATTCACGCCGCTCAAGCGAGTAACGTGGAAGACCTGGAAGGAACGGCTGGTGGTCCGAGCTCTGGAGCACAGAATCGGGATTTACTCCCCACACACGGCATACGATGCCGTACCTCATGGCGTCAATAACTGGCTAACAAAGGGACTTG GTGCCTGTAATTCCATCCCACTGCACCCATCAACCTCTCCAAGCTATCCAACTGAAGGCACTCACCGAGTAGAATTTTGTGCGGACACCGCTGAACATGTAGAGACAGTGCTCTCCAAAATCAAAGACATCCAGGAGATCTTCTGTCTCACTACTTTCCCTGTCAG GGTTGAAGGTAAGGAGCAAACACGAGTCAGTCTGAACTGCTCTCAGAAAGCACtgctggaggtggtggcatTATTGTCCCAGAACAACCTTCTTCATCACAAGACTGAGATTCTCATATTACAGAAG cctcttcttccaCATACTGGAATGGGACGTCTATGCACACTGAGTAAACCAGCCTCCTTGTCAGACATCATCAAGCGTATCAAAAGTCACCTAAAATTACCCCACATCCGCCTAGCCCTGGGAACAGGCAAGACACTAG ATTCACCAGTGAAGAAAGCTGCTCTGTGTGCTGGTTCTGGGAGCAGTGTCCTGAAGGGAACGGAAGCTGACCTCTACCTCACAG GATTACTAAAAGTGAACAAGTAA
- the NIF3L1 gene encoding NIF3-like protein 1 isoform X1 codes for MLQLVSRPLSCIRGAGRLPSRSLMNLGELVSALNNFASLSLAESWDNVGLLVEPSPPHTVKTLFLTNDLTEEVMEEAVQKKADLILSYHPPIFTPLKRVTWKTWKERLVVRALEHRIGIYSPHTAYDAVPHGVNNWLTKGLGACNSIPLHPSTSPSYPTEGTHRVEFCADTAEHVETVLSKIKDIQEIFCLTTFPVRVEGKEQTRVSLNCSQKALLEVVALLSQNNLLHHKTEILILQKPLLPHTGMGRLCTLSKPASLSDIIKRIKSHLKLPHIRLALGTGKTLDSPVKKAALCAGSGSSVLKGTEADLYLTGEMSHHDILDAVANGISVILCEHSNTERGFLSELGDMLTIHLQNKINIIVSEKDRDPLQVA; via the exons ATGTTGCAGCTGGTGAGCCGACCTCTGTCTTGCATCCGTGGTGCGGGCCGCTTGCCTTCGCGCTCCCTTATGAATCTCGGGGAACTCGTTTCTGCCCTGAACAACTTTGCTTCCCTCTCCCTGGCTGAAAGCTGGGACAATGTGGGGTTGCTGGTGGAACCAAGCCCACCGCACACTGTGAAGACCCTGTTCCTCACTAACGACCTCACCGAGGAGGTAATGGAGGAGGCagtgcagaagaaagcagacCTTATTCTTTCTTACCACCCCCCCATATTCACGCCGCTCAAGCGAGTAACGTGGAAGACCTGGAAGGAACGGCTGGTGGTCCGAGCTCTGGAGCACAGAATCGGGATTTACTCCCCACACACGGCATACGATGCCGTACCTCATGGCGTCAATAACTGGCTAACAAAGGGACTTG GTGCCTGTAATTCCATCCCACTGCACCCATCAACCTCTCCAAGCTATCCAACTGAAGGCACTCACCGAGTAGAATTTTGTGCGGACACCGCTGAACATGTAGAGACAGTGCTCTCCAAAATCAAAGACATCCAGGAGATCTTCTGTCTCACTACTTTCCCTGTCAG GGTTGAAGGTAAGGAGCAAACACGAGTCAGTCTGAACTGCTCTCAGAAAGCACtgctggaggtggtggcatTATTGTCCCAGAACAACCTTCTTCATCACAAGACTGAGATTCTCATATTACAGAAG cctcttcttccaCATACTGGAATGGGACGTCTATGCACACTGAGTAAACCAGCCTCCTTGTCAGACATCATCAAGCGTATCAAAAGTCACCTAAAATTACCCCACATCCGCCTAGCCCTGGGAACAGGCAAGACACTAG ATTCACCAGTGAAGAAAGCTGCTCTGTGTGCTGGTTCTGGGAGCAGTGTCCTGAAGGGAACGGAAGCTGACCTCTACCTCACAG GAGAGATGTCCCACCATGATATTCTGGATGCAGTTGCCAACGGAATAAGTGTTATTCTGTGTGAACACAGTAACACAGAGAGAGGCTTTTTGTCAGAGCTGGGTGACATGCTAACTATCCACCTACAGAACAAAATCAACATAATTGTGTCTGAGAAAGACAGAGATCCCCTCCAGGtggcataa